From the genome of Vicia villosa cultivar HV-30 ecotype Madison, WI linkage group LG2, Vvil1.0, whole genome shotgun sequence, one region includes:
- the LOC131647104 gene encoding aspartic proteinase CDR1-like codes for MVSSLSFSYLAIISLLFYHSYFSSIEAQNDGLTVKLFRKTSFKYIPNIIQAPIHAHIGQHLMEVYIGTPPIKIYGIADTGSELIWTNCVPCDGCYKQINPLFDPKKSSSYINVSCNSSHCNDLHLHECSPENYCSYNYGYADSSVTQGVLAQETVTLTSNTNKSVAIKNILIGCGHNDTGTFNDQEMGIIGLGRGPMSLISQIGPLFGGKKFSQCLVPFDTDIKIASKMSFGKGSEVSGEGVVTTPMVITPNPVSYLVTLLGISVEDTYFPYNSKGDASKGNMLIDSGTPPIYMPNDLYDRVATEIRNKISMKPIIDDPSLGTQLCYQTNTNLDGPNLTFHFENANVVLTPIQIFVPPRDGVFCLAINNQTEEEGIYGNFAQSNYLIGFDIEKELISFKQMDCIKH; via the coding sequence ATGGTTTCTTCTCTGTCATTTTCTTACCTAGCAATCATTTCtctattattttatcattcatatttttCATCCATTGAAGCCCAAAATGATGGGTTAACCGTGAAACTATTTCGAAAAACCTCTTTCAAATATATACCAAATATTATACAGGCACCTATACATGCTCATATTGGTCAGCATCTCATGGAGGTGTATATTGGAACTCCACCAATAAAAATATATGGTATTGCAGATACAGGAAGTGAACTCATATGGACTAATTGTGTGCCCTGCGATGGATGCTACAAACAAATCAATCCTTTGTTTGATCCTAAAAAATCTTCCTCTTATATCAATGTTTCATGTAATTCTTCTCACTGTAATGACCTTCACTTACATGAGTGTTCTCCTGAGAACTATTGCAGTTATAACTATGGCTATGCAGATAGTTCTGTTACTCAAGGAGTTCTCGCACAAGAAACAGTTACCTTAACATCAAACACAAATAAATCAGTCGCCATTAAAAATATTCTTATTGGTTGTGGACATAATGATACGGGAACTTTCAATGACCAAGAAATGGGTATAATTGGTCTTGGAAGAGGACCAATGTCACTCATTTCTCAAATAGGTCCTTTATTTGGAGGCAAGAAGTTTTCTCAATGTTTGGTTCCATTTGACACTGATATTAAAATTGCAAGCAAAATGAGTTTTGGAAAAGGTAGTGAAGTATCAGGGGAAGGCGTGGTTACAACACCTATGGTTATAACACCAAACCCAGTTTCATATTTAGTTACATTGCTAGGTATTAGTGTGGAAGATACATATTTTCCCTATAATTCTAAAGGGGATGCTTCAAAGGGTAATATGTTGATTGATTCAGGGACACCGCCAATTTATATGCCTAATGATTTGTATGATAGAGTGGCTACTGAAATAAGAAACAAGATTTCAATGAAACCCATTATAGATGATCCAAGTTTAGGTACTCAACTTTGTTATCAAACGAATACTAATCTTGATGGGCCAAATCTTACATTCCATTTTGAAAATGCAAATGTAGTTTTAACACCAATCCAAATATTCGTTCCGCCAAGAGATGGTGTTTTCTGCTTGGCAATAAATAACCAAACTGAAGAGGAAGGCATTTATGGTAATTTTGCACAATCAAATTATTTGATTGGGTTTGATATAGAGAAAGAGTTGATTTCTTTCAAGCAAATGGATTGCATCAAACATTAA
- the LOC131650373 gene encoding uncharacterized protein LOC131650373 produces MVLHHLELNLSLHIKLHYKALFLIHSCVDDDNIEKFDDYESEKQAWVILEKAYVRAAKAKVAQVNEMGEISAKKCKTEEKSKNWPNASPDALKVEMYQLLASLCACQAIWLINILKKLGRNESEAEYTTLLIDNVSSINLAKNPIAHGRSKHIEMWFHCLRELVSEGKLRLGYCRSEDQVADLLTKGVTNEVFKRLKMSLSILDLDQLK; encoded by the exons ATGGTGTTACACCACTTGGAGCTAAACCTATCCCTGCATATCAAGCTACACTACAAAGCACTCTTCTTGATTCATTCTTGTGTTGATGATGACAATATCGAAAAGTTCGATGATTACGAGTCGGAAAAGCAAGCTTGGGTAATTCTGGAGAAAGCTTATGTTAGGGCTGCAAAGGCGAaggtg gctcaggtgAATGAAATGGGAGAAATCAGTGCGAAAAAGTGCAAAACAGAAGAAAAGAGCAAAAACTggccaaacgcgtccccagacgcgttgAAAGTTGAAATGTACCAGCTGCTGG CGTCTTTGTGTGCTTGCCAAGCCATATGGCTTATTAATATATTGAAGAAGTTGGGTAGAAATGAGAGTGAGGCCGAGTATACTACACTTCTTATTGATAATGTTTCTTCTATTAATCTTGCAAAGAATCCGATTGCACACGGAAGGAGCAAGCATATAGAGATGTGGTTTCATTGTTTGAGGGAGCTAGTGAGTGAAGGAAAGTTACGATTGGGATATTGTCGAAGCGAGGACCAAGTGGCTGATTTATTGACCAAGGGAGTAACAAATGAGGTGTTCAAGAGATTGAAGATGAGCTTGAGCATACTGGACTTGGACCAACTGAAGTGA